The DNA sequence TGAGTCACATTGCGAAAAGTTACGGGCATTCTCAGCACGGCCGTTCACCTGTACCAACCCCCGGTAACTGTTCTGCGACTGCCCAGCGGAAATACCCTTTGAAATAATGGTGCTTCTCGTGTTCTTGCCCAGGTGAATCATTTTGGTGCCCGTATCGGCCTGTTGAAAATTGTTCGTTACCGCGATGGAGTAGAACTCCCCGATAGAATTGTCGCCTTTCAATACACAGGAAGGATATTTCCATGTGATGGCCGAACCTGTCTCTACCTGTGTCCAAGAAATCTTGGCGTTCTTTTCGCAAAGTCCGCGCTTGGTCACAAAATTAAAGACCCCGCCATTTCCTTCCTTATCACCGGGATACCAGTTTTGTACCGTTGAATACTTGATTTCGGCATTATCTAAAGCGATCAATTCGACTACCGCGGCATGCAATTGGTTCTCATCACGCATGGGTGCGGTACAGCCTTCTAAATAACTGACATAGCTGCCTTCATCAGCAATGACCAAAGTTCTTTCGAACTGGCCCGTACCCGCTTGATTGATACGGAAATAGGTCGACAGTTCCATCGGGCATCGCACTCCTTTTGGAATGTAGCAAAAGCTGCCATCTGAAAAGACTGCCGAGTTCAGCGCTGCATAGAAATTGTCTTTCTGGGGCACCACCGTACCGATATATTTCTTCACCAGTTCAGGATGTTCTTGTATCGCTTCTGAAATCGAGCAAAAGATGATGCCCTTTTCGGCCAAGGTCTTCTTGAACGTGGTGGCCACTGAAACAGAATCCATCACAACATCAACCGCCACTCCCGCCAGTTTTTTCTGTTCGTCCAAAGAAATACCCAGTCTCTTGAAGGTATCCAACAACTCTGGATCCACCTCATCCAAACTATTGTATTTGGGTTTTTTATTGGGAGCCGAATAATAAGAGATATCTTGAAAGTCAGGCTTTTTATAGGTGACGTTGGCCCACTCGGGCTCTTCCATTTCTTTCCAGATACGAAAAGATTCCAAACGCCACTCTGTCATCCATCCGGGCTCTCCCTTTTTCTTTGAAATGGCGGCCACGATATCTTCGTTCAACCCCTTCGGAAAGGTGTCGGATTCAATATCGGTATAAAAACCATACTCGTACTCTTTGGTCTCGAGT is a window from the Muricauda sp. SCSIO 65647 genome containing:
- the sufB gene encoding Fe-S cluster assembly protein SufB → MAYTEEELKKELETKEYEYGFYTDIESDTFPKGLNEDIVAAISKKKGEPGWMTEWRLESFRIWKEMEEPEWANVTYKKPDFQDISYYSAPNKKPKYNSLDEVDPELLDTFKRLGISLDEQKKLAGVAVDVVMDSVSVATTFKKTLAEKGIIFCSISEAIQEHPELVKKYIGTVVPQKDNFYAALNSAVFSDGSFCYIPKGVRCPMELSTYFRINQAGTGQFERTLVIADEGSYVSYLEGCTAPMRDENQLHAAVVELIALDNAEIKYSTVQNWYPGDKEGNGGVFNFVTKRGLCEKNAKISWTQVETGSAITWKYPSCVLKGDNSIGEFYSIAVTNNFQQADTGTKMIHLGKNTRSTIISKGISAGQSQNSYRGLVQVNGRAENARNFSQCDSLLMGNQCGAHTFPYIEAKNKTAQIEHEATTSKIGEDQIFYCNQRGIDTEKAIALIVNGFSKEVLNKLPMEFAVEAQKLLEISLEGSVG